The following coding sequences lie in one Capnocytophaga stomatis genomic window:
- the ribD gene encoding bifunctional diaminohydroxyphosphoribosylaminopyrimidine deaminase/5-amino-6-(5-phosphoribosylamino)uracil reductase RibD, giving the protein MTGFDNEMMKRCIQLANNGLGSTYPNPMVGSVITCKGKIIGEGWHKKAGEPHAEVNAINSVKNKELLTKSSIYVSLEPCSHFGKTPPCSDLIIKHKIPKVIIGTTDPFAKVCGNGIKKLKDAGCEVIVGILEKECQELNKRFFTFHQKKRPYIFLKWAETRDGFIAPETKNEIAPKWITNSYSKQFVHKMRSQEQAILVGTNTVLHDNPKLNTRDWFGQNPLRMIIDRNLKTPRNFSVWDDTQPTLFLSEKTENQLFTNTCFEKTDFSENLPQQICDILYKKNIQSLIVEGGSTVLQQFINENLWDEAFIFKGNTSFGIGRQAPDFQQKTLITIYEFENDKLFIYKNL; this is encoded by the coding sequence ATGACAGGTTTTGATAATGAAATGATGAAACGATGTATTCAACTGGCAAACAACGGTTTAGGTTCTACTTATCCAAATCCAATGGTGGGCAGTGTCATTACTTGTAAGGGAAAAATCATCGGTGAAGGCTGGCACAAAAAAGCAGGCGAACCACACGCAGAAGTAAACGCCATTAATTCAGTGAAAAACAAAGAATTACTCACAAAAAGTAGCATTTACGTAAGTTTGGAGCCTTGTAGCCATTTCGGAAAGACGCCTCCGTGTAGTGATTTGATTATCAAGCATAAAATCCCGAAAGTAATTATCGGGACAACCGACCCTTTTGCCAAAGTGTGTGGAAACGGAATCAAAAAACTAAAAGACGCTGGTTGTGAGGTAATTGTAGGTATTTTGGAGAAAGAGTGCCAGGAATTAAACAAACGTTTTTTTACGTTTCATCAAAAAAAACGCCCCTATATTTTCTTGAAATGGGCAGAAACTCGTGATGGTTTTATCGCTCCCGAAACTAAAAATGAAATTGCTCCGAAGTGGATAACAAACTCATACTCAAAGCAATTCGTTCACAAAATGCGAAGCCAAGAACAGGCAATTTTGGTAGGTACAAATACGGTTTTACACGACAATCCGAAATTGAACACGCGTGATTGGTTCGGGCAAAATCCATTGCGGATGATTATCGACCGAAATTTGAAAACACCACGAAATTTTTCGGTTTGGGACGATACGCAACCTACGTTATTTCTTTCTGAAAAAACAGAAAATCAGTTATTTACAAATACTTGTTTTGAAAAAACTGATTTTTCGGAAAATCTACCTCAACAAATTTGCGACATTCTGTATAAAAAAAATATCCAAAGCCTTATCGTGGAAGGCGGAAGCACTGTGTTACAGCAATTTATAAATGAAAATCTGTGGGACGAAGCCTTTATTTTCAAAGGAAATACCTCGTTTGGAATCGGAAGGCAAGCTCCTGATTTTCAACAAAAAACGCTGATAACGATTTACGAATTTGAAAACGATAAATTATTCATTTACAAAAACTTATAG
- a CDS encoding IMPACT family protein yields MEDTFKTIENPVKEVIFKEKSSKFLGYAFPVKTEEEIKQHLEAVKKEHYSARHWCYAWQLGHGKSMHYRANDDGEPNNSAGIPIYGQIQSFELTDILVIVVRYFGGIKLGVGGLVQAYKTSAQLTLQEAEIMEKIVTQTLVIAFDYKDMNKVMRIIKERNLQIINQKMELNCILFIEVRQSEWEEVRAIFQTVYGISLLDDEG; encoded by the coding sequence ATGGAAGATACGTTTAAAACGATAGAAAATCCGGTTAAAGAGGTCATTTTCAAGGAGAAAAGTAGCAAGTTTTTGGGCTACGCCTTTCCCGTAAAAACCGAAGAAGAAATAAAACAACATCTTGAAGCCGTCAAAAAAGAACATTATTCGGCTCGGCATTGGTGCTATGCTTGGCAGTTAGGTCACGGAAAATCAATGCATTATCGGGCAAATGACGATGGCGAACCCAACAACTCGGCGGGCATTCCCATTTACGGACAAATTCAATCTTTTGAACTTACGGATATTTTGGTAATCGTAGTGCGTTATTTTGGCGGTATCAAATTGGGCGTTGGCGGACTGGTGCAAGCCTACAAAACATCAGCACAACTCACCTTGCAAGAGGCTGAAATTATGGAAAAAATTGTTACCCAAACGCTTGTCATCGCATTCGATTACAAAGATATGAACAAAGTAATGCGAATCATCAAAGAACGTAACTTACAGATTATCAATCAAAAAATGGAACTAAACTGCATTTTGTTCATTGAAGTCCGTCAAAGTGAATGGGAGGAAGTTCGAGCAATTTTCCAAACTGTTTACGGCATTTCATTACTTGACGATGAGGGGTGA
- a CDS encoding TIGR02757 family protein codes for MNFNELKSFLDEKVIQYNRPEFIETDPIQIPKNFSAKEDIEIAGFLISVIAWGQRKTIISNGLKLMDLLGNSPYDFVMSHSENDLERLQNFVHRTFNGQDLEQFVLSLKNIYTHHNGLEKAFAQSIENNDLQLGISNFKQLFFNDLKCQRTSKHLPDPRKGSVAKRFNMFLRWMVRCDNAGVDFGIWKGISPSLLSCPLDVHSGNVARSLGLITRPKNDVEALSELDNHLRKFDPTDPAKYDFALFGIGVFDDLDLKKSPLIVK; via the coding sequence ATGAATTTCAACGAATTAAAATCTTTTCTTGATGAAAAAGTAATACAATACAATCGACCTGAATTTATTGAAACTGACCCAATTCAAATTCCAAAAAATTTTTCTGCAAAAGAAGACATCGAAATTGCAGGTTTTCTGATATCTGTAATCGCTTGGGGACAACGTAAAACAATCATTTCCAACGGATTGAAATTAATGGATTTACTTGGAAATTCGCCTTATGATTTTGTAATGTCGCATTCGGAAAATGATTTGGAACGGCTTCAAAATTTTGTGCATCGCACCTTTAACGGGCAGGATTTGGAGCAATTCGTTTTAAGTTTAAAAAATATTTACACACATCACAACGGACTGGAAAAAGCCTTTGCCCAAAGTATCGAAAACAACGACTTACAATTAGGAATTTCAAATTTTAAACAGCTGTTTTTTAACGATTTAAAATGTCAGAGAACTTCAAAACACTTACCCGACCCGCGTAAAGGTTCGGTTGCCAAGCGTTTTAATATGTTTTTGCGTTGGATGGTTCGATGTGATAATGCGGGCGTTGATTTCGGAATTTGGAAAGGGATTTCGCCTTCGTTATTGTCCTGCCCGTTAGACGTTCATTCGGGAAATGTAGCCAGAAGTTTGGGGCTTATCACCCGACCCAAAAACGATGTGGAAGCCTTGTCAGAGCTTGATAATCACTTGCGGAAATTTGACCCGACCGACCCTGCAAAATATGATTTTGCCCTCTTCGGGATTGGTGTTTTTGATGATTTGGATTTGAAAAAATCACCCCTCATCGTCAAGTAA
- a CDS encoding ABC transporter ATP-binding protein encodes MIKAKNIHKTYGDLEVLKGVDIQVNKGEIVSIVGASGAGKTTLLHILGTLDSANNNQDTSLFINNVDIKSLSSKALSKFRNEHIGFIFQFHQLLPEFTALENVCIPAFIKGTPKKEAEKRAKELLAFLNLSDRFDHKPSTLSGGEQQRVSVARALMNHPSVVFADEPSGNLDSESAENLHKLFFDLRKTFNQTFVIVTHNEELANMADRKLTMVDGRII; translated from the coding sequence ATGATTAAAGCTAAAAACATACATAAAACCTACGGAGATTTAGAAGTCCTGAAAGGTGTTGATATCCAAGTGAATAAAGGAGAAATCGTTTCGATTGTAGGAGCTTCGGGAGCCGGAAAAACTACTCTGCTTCACATTTTAGGTACGTTAGATTCTGCAAACAACAATCAAGATACTTCTCTGTTTATCAATAATGTAGATATAAAAAGCCTGTCTTCCAAAGCTTTGTCAAAATTCAGAAACGAACACATCGGATTTATTTTCCAATTTCATCAATTATTGCCTGAATTCACGGCTTTGGAAAATGTTTGCATTCCGGCTTTCATAAAAGGAACTCCCAAAAAAGAAGCTGAGAAAAGAGCCAAAGAATTGCTGGCTTTCCTGAATTTATCGGACAGATTTGACCACAAACCCAGTACTTTATCAGGTGGAGAACAACAACGCGTTTCAGTTGCAAGAGCATTGATGAATCATCCTTCGGTGGTTTTTGCTGATGAACCCAGCGGAAATTTGGACTCGGAAAGTGCTGAAAATCTGCATAAATTATTCTTTGATTTGCGAAAAACATTCAATCAAACTTTTGTGATTGTAACCCACAACGAAGAATTAGCCAATATGGCAGACCGAAAATTAACGATGGTTGATGGTAGAATAATATAA
- the cmk gene encoding (d)CMP kinase, whose translation MQKIIIAIDGFSSTGKSSTAKKVAQQLGYVYVDTGAMYRAVTYLAVKEGYIATAGVENEKTGKFENTIHIKKEELIKKLKNSDLSFRYNPELGFSEMYLNGKNIEREIRSIEVANLVSEIAKIPEIRSYLVDLQRKMSQEKGIVMDGRDIGTVVFPDAELKIFMTASEQIRAERRYKELQEKGENVSFEEVLKNVQQRDFLDTTRKESPLKKAEDAIEIDNSHLTFDEQVNKILNLAKQKIESL comes from the coding sequence ATGCAGAAAATAATCATTGCCATTGACGGATTTTCTTCAACTGGAAAAAGTAGTACAGCCAAAAAAGTAGCACAACAATTGGGATACGTCTATGTGGATACGGGAGCGATGTATCGGGCTGTAACATATTTGGCTGTAAAAGAAGGATATATAGCAACCGCTGGCGTAGAAAACGAAAAAACAGGGAAGTTTGAAAATACGATTCATATTAAGAAAGAGGAATTAATCAAAAAACTGAAAAACAGTGATTTATCTTTTAGATATAATCCTGAATTGGGCTTTTCGGAAATGTACCTAAACGGGAAAAATATTGAGCGAGAAATCCGCAGTATTGAAGTCGCCAATTTAGTGAGTGAAATTGCTAAAATTCCAGAAATACGAAGCTATTTAGTTGATTTACAAAGAAAAATGAGCCAAGAAAAAGGCATCGTTATGGACGGACGTGACATCGGGACGGTGGTTTTTCCTGACGCCGAACTCAAGATTTTTATGACAGCTTCAGAGCAAATCCGTGCCGAACGCAGATATAAAGAACTTCAAGAAAAGGGTGAAAATGTATCTTTTGAAGAAGTTCTAAAAAACGTACAACAACGTGATTTTCTTGATACTACGCGAAAAGAATCTCCTCTTAAAAAAGCGGAAGACGCTATTGAAATTGATAATTCACATTTAACTTTTGATGAGCAGGTAAACAAAATTCTTAACCTGGCAAAACAAAAAATCGAAAGTTTGTAA
- a CDS encoding RNA polymerase sigma factor: MKSLEKEFLERIEKHRGILFKIAKMYMDDIDDQRDLFQEITYQLWKAYPSFQGKSEFSTWMYRVALNTAIVFLKSEKKKDFISRDDNLHSIKIKDEDSSEEEHQIKIMYDAIHLLNPIDKALIFYYLEDYSGKEIAEQMGLSEVNVRVKLSRAKSKLSEIVKKLNV; this comes from the coding sequence ATGAAGTCATTAGAAAAAGAATTTTTGGAACGCATCGAAAAGCATAGAGGCATACTTTTTAAGATTGCCAAAATGTATATGGATGATATCGACGACCAAAGAGACCTTTTTCAAGAAATTACCTATCAGTTGTGGAAGGCTTATCCCAGTTTTCAGGGCAAGAGCGAATTTTCAACTTGGATGTATCGGGTGGCACTCAATACGGCGATTGTTTTTCTGAAATCGGAAAAGAAAAAAGATTTTATTTCGAGAGACGATAACTTACACAGTATCAAAATTAAAGACGAGGACAGCTCGGAAGAGGAACACCAAATTAAAATAATGTACGACGCAATTCATTTACTAAACCCGATTGATAAAGCCTTGATATTTTATTATTTAGAAGATTATTCGGGTAAGGAGATAGCCGAGCAAATGGGACTTTCGGAAGTGAATGTACGCGTGAAACTCAGCCGAGCAAAAAGTAAACTTAGTGAAATAGTCAAAAAATTAAATGTTTAG
- the eno gene encoding phosphopyruvate hydratase, whose amino-acid sequence MSIIVSVHARQILDSRGNPTVEVDVLTENGYLGRAAVPSGASTGEYEAVELRDGGKNYMGKGVLKAVSNVNEVIAEEIVGMSVFEQNLIDQTMIKLDGTPNKSNLGANAILGVSLAVAKAAAEELGLPLYRYVGGVSAHTLPVPMMNIINGGSHSDAPIAFQEFMIMPVKAANFSQSIQMGAEIFHNLKKVLHDRGLSTAVGDEGGFAPTFEGTEDALDSIKKAVENAGYKWGEEIKIALDCASSEFYADGKYDYTKFEGSKGKVRTREEQVNYLAELVEKYPIISIEDGMDQNDWEGWKMLTDKIGHKVQLVGDDLFVTNVSILERGIEKGVANSILIKVNQIGTLSETIAAVEMAHRAGYTSVMSHRSGETEDNTIADLAVALNTGQIKTGSASRSDRMAKYNQLIRIEEQLGSTAYFPQEKAFNVK is encoded by the coding sequence ATGAGTATTATTGTAAGCGTACACGCACGACAAATTTTGGATTCAAGAGGGAATCCTACGGTAGAGGTAGATGTTTTAACAGAAAACGGTTACTTAGGAAGAGCAGCTGTTCCGTCAGGAGCTTCAACTGGTGAGTATGAGGCTGTTGAGCTTCGCGATGGCGGAAAAAATTATATGGGTAAAGGTGTTTTAAAAGCCGTTTCCAACGTTAATGAAGTTATTGCTGAAGAAATTGTTGGAATGAGCGTTTTTGAACAAAACCTTATCGACCAAACAATGATTAAGTTAGATGGAACTCCAAATAAATCAAACTTGGGAGCTAACGCTATTTTAGGAGTTTCTTTGGCTGTTGCAAAAGCTGCTGCTGAGGAGTTAGGATTGCCTTTATATCGTTACGTTGGTGGAGTAAGTGCTCACACACTGCCTGTACCAATGATGAACATCATCAACGGAGGTTCACACTCTGATGCCCCGATTGCTTTCCAAGAATTTATGATTATGCCTGTGAAAGCAGCAAACTTCTCTCAATCTATCCAAATGGGAGCGGAAATATTCCACAACTTGAAAAAAGTATTGCACGACAGAGGATTAAGCACTGCCGTGGGTGACGAAGGAGGATTTGCTCCCACTTTCGAAGGAACAGAAGACGCTTTGGATTCTATCAAAAAAGCAGTTGAAAATGCTGGTTACAAATGGGGTGAAGAAATCAAAATCGCTTTGGACTGTGCTTCATCAGAGTTCTATGCAGACGGAAAATACGACTACACCAAATTTGAAGGAAGCAAAGGAAAAGTACGTACTCGTGAAGAGCAAGTAAATTACTTGGCTGAATTGGTAGAGAAATATCCTATCATTTCTATTGAGGACGGAATGGACCAAAACGATTGGGAAGGCTGGAAAATGCTTACTGACAAAATCGGACATAAAGTACAATTGGTTGGAGATGATTTGTTTGTAACAAATGTTTCTATCCTTGAAAGAGGAATTGAGAAAGGTGTTGCTAACTCTATCTTGATTAAAGTAAACCAAATCGGAACGCTTTCTGAAACTATCGCAGCTGTTGAAATGGCTCACAGAGCAGGTTACACTTCAGTAATGTCACATCGTTCAGGTGAAACTGAGGACAACACAATTGCTGACTTGGCTGTTGCGTTGAATACAGGACAAATCAAAACAGGTTCTGCTTCACGTTCTGACCGTATGGCAAAATACAACCAATTAATCCGCATTGAAGAGCAATTAGGAAGTACAGCTTATTTCCCACAAGAAAAAGCATTTAATGTGAAGTAA
- the carA gene encoding glutamine-hydrolyzing carbamoyl-phosphate synthase small subunit — MKYQEKKKAVILLADGTAFYGKSVGNEGTVFGEVCFNTGMTGYQEIFTDPSYYGQIMVTANAHIGNYGINDDENESDGIKIAGLVCRNFSYDYSRPSASGSLKDFFDRTNLVAICEVDTRALVAHIRDNGSMNAVISTEISDLEILKAKLKEIPDMKGLELASKVSVTKPYFFGNENAKYKVAALDFGIKKNILRNMAARDMYIKVFPYNTPLEELKAWNPDGYFLSNGPGDPEPLTEVIAQVKEMIAQDLPIFGICLGHQIIALANGIPTYKMHNGHRGINHPVKNILTGKGEITSQNHGFAVDRKQAESNPNIEITHTHLNDDTVMGIRIKGKKCFSVQYHPEAGPGPNDATYLFDQFAEMMENN, encoded by the coding sequence ATGAAATATCAAGAAAAGAAAAAAGCAGTTATTTTACTTGCCGACGGAACAGCCTTCTACGGAAAAAGCGTTGGAAATGAAGGAACTGTTTTTGGTGAAGTTTGTTTCAATACAGGAATGACGGGTTATCAAGAAATTTTCACTGACCCTTCATATTATGGGCAAATTATGGTAACTGCCAACGCCCATATTGGCAACTACGGAATTAATGATGATGAAAACGAGTCTGATGGTATCAAAATAGCCGGATTAGTTTGCCGAAATTTCAGCTATGATTATTCTCGTCCGAGTGCTTCCGGCTCACTGAAAGATTTTTTTGACCGCACAAACTTAGTAGCTATTTGCGAAGTGGACACACGAGCTTTGGTGGCTCACATTCGTGATAATGGCTCAATGAATGCTGTTATTTCAACTGAAATAAGTGATTTAGAAATCCTTAAAGCAAAATTAAAAGAAATTCCAGATATGAAAGGTTTAGAATTGGCTTCAAAAGTGTCAGTTACTAAACCTTATTTTTTTGGTAACGAAAATGCAAAATACAAAGTTGCAGCATTGGATTTTGGAATTAAAAAGAATATCCTACGAAATATGGCTGCACGAGATATGTACATAAAAGTATTCCCATATAACACTCCTTTGGAAGAGCTAAAAGCTTGGAATCCTGACGGATATTTCTTATCAAACGGGCCTGGTGACCCTGAGCCACTTACTGAGGTTATTGCCCAAGTAAAAGAAATGATTGCTCAAGATTTACCTATTTTTGGAATTTGTTTGGGACACCAAATTATTGCATTGGCAAACGGAATTCCAACGTACAAAATGCATAACGGACACAGAGGAATCAACCATCCTGTGAAAAATATTTTGACAGGAAAAGGTGAAATAACATCTCAAAACCACGGATTTGCGGTAGATAGAAAGCAAGCTGAATCAAACCCGAATATAGAAATTACCCACACACACTTGAATGACGACACCGTGATGGGAATTCGCATTAAAGGCAAAAAATGTTTCAGCGTTCAGTATCACCCTGAAGCAGGACCTGGTCCTAACGATGCAACGTATCTGTTCGACCAGTTTGCGGAAATGATGGAGAATAATTAA
- a CDS encoding sulfatase family protein encodes MKKITILFSFFLSLIAWGQQKQPNIVIIISDDHSFQSIGAYNKGETSYTPNIDKLSDQGLTFNKAYVANSICGPSRACILTGKFSHKNGYTDNETSRYNSSQQQFVNLLQQNGYQTAWIGKYHLGRDPKGFDFFKILIGQGHYFNPDFIIEDGKTVREQGYVTDIVEDEAEKWLDNRNTDKPFCLIVGQKATHRTWMPDIQDLGTFENVNFPLPDTFYDNYNGRIPASMQEMSIAKDLRMGYDLKMFAPGEEDKDSNFNRMTPEQRKAYGNFYHAIQADLEKKNLTGNALTEWKFQRYMRDYYATAVSLDRNIGRMMNYLDKNNLSDNTIVIYLSDQGFYMGEHGWYDKRWMYEESFRTPMVIKYPKFIKKGKTTESYVMNVDIAPTLLEMAGVAIPSDIQGESFLPVLKKPCKKVRETVYYHYYENGEHAVSPHFGIKDKRYKIIRYYKRYNGWELYDLKKDPKEMNNIYGQKSSEKITKRMKKILLEEIKKLDDKAALEVFNKN; translated from the coding sequence ATGAAAAAAATTACTATTTTGTTCAGTTTCTTCCTTTCGCTCATCGCTTGGGGACAACAGAAACAACCAAACATCGTCATCATCATTTCCGACGACCACTCATTTCAATCTATCGGGGCGTATAATAAAGGTGAAACTTCATATACGCCAAACATCGACAAGTTATCCGACCAAGGCTTGACTTTTAACAAGGCGTATGTCGCAAACTCTATCTGCGGACCAAGCCGTGCGTGTATCTTAACTGGAAAATTCAGCCACAAAAACGGATATACCGATAACGAAACTTCGCGTTACAATTCAAGCCAGCAGCAGTTCGTTAATCTTCTGCAACAAAATGGTTATCAGACCGCTTGGATTGGAAAATACCACTTAGGAAGAGACCCAAAAGGGTTTGATTTCTTCAAAATTTTAATCGGGCAAGGTCATTATTTCAATCCTGATTTCATTATTGAAGACGGAAAAACCGTTCGTGAACAAGGATATGTAACTGATATCGTGGAAGATGAAGCTGAAAAATGGCTTGATAATCGAAATACAGATAAACCCTTCTGCTTAATCGTAGGACAGAAAGCCACTCACCGAACTTGGATGCCTGACATACAAGACTTAGGAACTTTTGAAAATGTAAATTTCCCCCTTCCGGATACTTTCTATGACAATTACAACGGGCGTATTCCCGCCTCAATGCAAGAAATGAGCATCGCCAAAGATTTGAGAATGGGATATGACCTGAAAATGTTTGCTCCTGGTGAGGAGGACAAGGACAGTAATTTTAACCGAATGACTCCCGAGCAGCGAAAAGCCTATGGTAATTTCTACCACGCCATTCAAGCGGATTTAGAGAAGAAAAACTTAACAGGCAACGCCCTTACCGAATGGAAATTCCAACGCTATATGCGTGATTATTACGCCACTGCGGTATCTCTTGACAGAAATATTGGCCGTATGATGAACTATTTGGATAAAAATAATTTATCTGACAACACAATAGTTATTTATCTTTCCGACCAAGGATTTTATATGGGCGAACACGGCTGGTATGACAAACGCTGGATGTACGAGGAATCATTCCGCACCCCAATGGTTATCAAATATCCGAAATTCATCAAAAAAGGAAAAACCACAGAAAGCTACGTAATGAATGTTGACATCGCCCCTACTCTTCTGGAAATGGCTGGTGTTGCAATTCCTTCTGACATACAAGGAGAATCGTTCTTGCCTGTGTTGAAAAAACCTTGCAAAAAGGTTCGTGAAACGGTTTATTATCACTATTATGAAAACGGAGAACACGCAGTTTCGCCACACTTCGGTATAAAAGATAAGCGTTACAAAATCATCCGTTATTACAAACGCTACAATGGTTGGGAACTTTATGACTTGAAAAAAGACCCTAAAGAGATGAACAACATTTACGGTCAAAAGTCAAGCGAAAAAATTACCAAGCGAATGAAAAAAATCTTGTTGGAAGAAATCAAAAAATTGGACGACAAAGCAGCTTTAGAAGTTTTCAATAAAAACTAA
- a CDS encoding ABC transporter ATP-binding protein, whose translation MIQVENLHKSFNGVPVLKGISTIFEKGKTNLIIGQSGSGKTVFLKSLLGLFTPDEGDIIYDGVRYAEMKRNERTKLRQKMGMVFQGSALFDSMTVLENVMFPLKMFSTKTKEEIRERADMVLNRVNLVNAENKLPSEISGGMQKRVAIARAIVNRPNYLFCDEPNSGLDPKTAIVIDNLIKEITEEFNITTVINTHDMNSVMEIGEKIIFLKNGYKEWEGSKETIFRTDNEAVTDFVYSSELFKKVRKAYIDEADSQM comes from the coding sequence ATGATTCAAGTAGAAAATTTACATAAATCGTTCAACGGAGTTCCTGTTCTGAAAGGAATTTCAACCATTTTTGAAAAAGGAAAAACCAATTTAATCATCGGGCAAAGCGGTTCCGGTAAAACGGTTTTCCTTAAATCTTTATTAGGTCTTTTCACTCCAGATGAGGGAGATATCATTTATGACGGAGTGCGATATGCCGAAATGAAACGCAACGAACGAACAAAATTACGCCAAAAAATGGGAATGGTTTTCCAAGGAAGTGCTTTGTTCGATTCGATGACTGTGCTTGAAAATGTGATGTTTCCGCTAAAAATGTTCTCAACAAAAACAAAAGAAGAAATCCGAGAACGTGCTGATATGGTGCTAAATAGAGTAAATCTGGTAAATGCCGAAAATAAGCTTCCGTCCGAAATTTCAGGAGGAATGCAAAAGCGAGTTGCCATTGCACGTGCCATCGTAAACCGACCTAATTATTTGTTTTGTGACGAACCCAATTCAGGGCTTGACCCAAAAACCGCCATCGTTATCGATAATCTTATCAAAGAAATTACCGAAGAATTCAACATAACAACTGTAATTAACACACACGATATGAATTCCGTAATGGAAATCGGAGAAAAAATTATTTTCCTTAAAAACGGATATAAAGAATGGGAAGGCTCCAAGGAAACTATTTTCAGAACAGATAACGAGGCTGTTACGGATTTCGTTTATTCTTCGGAACTGTTTAAAAAAGTTCGGAAGGCATACATTGATGAAGCCGATTCTCAAATGTAG
- a CDS encoding MlaE family ABC transporter permease, with the protein MKHIAAIGGYFIMLYNIFRKRTRWSIMKDLILREIDDLIFSSIGIVAFISFFVGGVVSVQTALNIDNPFIPKYLIGFATRQSIILEFAPTFVAIILAGKVGSFITSSIGTMRVTEQIDALDMMGINSLNYLVFPKIIALLLLPFLIAMGMYLGILGGWASAVVSGYTTSSEFVQGVQLDFKVYSLIYAFTKTIVFAFFLATIPAYHGYFMRGGALDVGKASTTSFVWTSIVIILSNSIITQLFYA; encoded by the coding sequence ATGAAACACATCGCTGCTATTGGAGGATATTTTATTATGCTCTACAACATATTCCGAAAGAGAACCCGTTGGTCAATTATGAAAGATTTGATTCTTCGGGAAATTGATGACTTGATTTTCAGCTCTATCGGTATTGTTGCTTTTATTTCCTTTTTTGTGGGAGGAGTTGTTTCTGTTCAAACGGCATTAAATATCGACAATCCTTTCATTCCTAAGTATTTAATTGGTTTTGCTACACGTCAGTCGATTATTTTGGAGTTTGCTCCTACATTTGTTGCTATCATTTTGGCAGGAAAAGTAGGTTCTTTTATTACCTCAAGTATTGGGACGATGCGTGTAACCGAGCAAATCGACGCACTTGATATGATGGGAATCAACTCGTTGAATTACTTGGTTTTCCCGAAAATAATTGCCCTTTTGCTACTTCCGTTTCTCATTGCAATGGGAATGTACTTGGGTATTTTGGGAGGTTGGGCATCAGCCGTAGTGAGCGGATATACCACTTCAAGCGAATTTGTACAAGGAGTCCAACTTGATTTTAAGGTTTATAGCTTAATTTATGCCTTTACCAAAACGATTGTTTTTGCTTTCTTCTTGGCTACAATTCCCGCTTATCACGGTTATTTTATGAGAGGTGGAGCTTTGGATGTAGGAAAGGCGAGTACTACTTCTTTCGTTTGGACAAGTATCGTAATCATTCTTTCCAATTCAATTATAACACAATTGTTTTACGCTTAG
- a CDS encoding HD domain-containing protein, with translation MKLEKEIQFILALDALKNIQRRNYILDDSRRENSAEHSWQIMVFAQILHPYAKNKEEIDLLRVIRMLSIHDVVEIDAGDTFVFDEQAMVGKYERELASAKRIFGILDEPLCSEFLNLWEEFEAEQTPDAIFACAVDRIMPFVLNTHTSAKSWLQAEVNEQQIRKVIENTVKRASDAMGETFDILLKKALDENKVFCK, from the coding sequence ATGAAATTAGAAAAAGAAATACAATTCATTTTAGCACTTGATGCATTAAAAAACATACAACGAAGAAATTATATTTTGGACGATTCTCGCAGGGAAAATTCCGCTGAACATAGCTGGCAAATAATGGTTTTTGCTCAGATTTTACATCCATACGCTAAAAATAAGGAAGAGATTGATTTACTTAGAGTTATCAGGATGTTATCAATTCACGATGTAGTGGAAATTGATGCCGGAGATACTTTTGTTTTTGATGAGCAAGCGATGGTTGGCAAGTATGAAAGAGAATTGGCTTCTGCAAAGCGGATTTTTGGAATTTTAGACGAACCTCTTTGTAGTGAATTTTTGAATTTGTGGGAAGAATTTGAGGCAGAGCAAACTCCAGATGCCATTTTTGCGTGTGCTGTGGACAGAATAATGCCTTTCGTCCTCAATACGCATACTTCAGCTAAAAGTTGGTTACAGGCGGAAGTAAATGAGCAACAAATCAGAAAAGTAATTGAAAATACTGTAAAAAGGGCTTCCGATGCAATGGGAGAAACTTTTGATATACTACTAAAGAAAGCTTTGGACGAAAATAAAGTTTTCTGCAAATAG